Genomic DNA from Flavobacterium sp. N502540:
AATCACAATCATTGTCATTTCGACAAAGGAGAAATCTCCGCGAGAAGCTCTACAAAGATTGACTTTCGTTGCGGAGTTACTTGCGGAGTTTCCTCGTACCTTGGAATGACAAAAGTGCACAGGCTAACTTTACATTCAAACCTTTTTACTTCCACCAATAATAATAGTTATGCTGATCGTCGTATTCAAAACCACAGCGCGGATATAACTGATTGCCAATATCATTTGTCTTTTCGGTTTCCAGCATCAAGCCACAAGCATTTGTTTCCTCACACCATTCTTTACTGCGATCAATTAATGCTACAGAAAATCCTTTACCTCTGTAATCGGGATGCACAAAAAGATCATTTAGTAACCATAGTCTTTGCATTTTAGTAGAGCTAAATATTTTATAAAGCTGTACAAAGCCAACTGCTTTTCCGTCTGCAATCGCTAAAAAAATATCCGACTCATTATGCAACAATCGTTCTTTAAGAAATGCTTTTCCTGCCTCAACATCAGATTTCTGACGATAGAAAACACGATAGAGGTCAAAAAGTTCGGCTGTTTCATTAAGATCTTCAATACTTGCTTTTTTGATTTGGTAATCCATTATTTTAAATTTTGAGATTAAAAGAACGAAAATATTGCAAAATCTAAACTCTTTTATAGTCCAGATTTCATAAAACGGGATCATCCAGAGCTTAATTCTTTTCAGGAGATTCTTAAAAATTATCTCTTTTACTATTTCTGTTAAACCCTGAATTTTGATCAATATGAAAACCCAAAGAAAATACAACCTAAAAATTACTCACATTCTAAACCTTGCGCTCTGAAAGAGCCTTGGCAACAACATGGTGGGAAGCATTATGAATAAAAAAGATTATGATGATAAGCCCTGAAAGGGCGAAAGCCTAATCTCAAAAAAAAATATCCTTTATATATTTTTGAGAAACATTTATTCTTCTTTAATCTATTACTACTCATTTTCTTTAGCCCTTTCAGGGCGATATTCACTTCTTCTTAATTCGTAGTGCGATGCACTACGTTAATACTTTAAGGCTTTCAGCCTATTTTTAAAGGTTTCAAATCACAAATTTTATAAGAATAATCTTTTACAACTTTACCTAACAACTCTTTTTTTGCTAAAGCCATCTCGGAATCAAACAAAAAAACCGTTGGTTAAAACCAACGGCTATGCATATCATTAATTCGTGAAATTTTTGAATTCGCGGCTATAAAATCTAATGTTCTCCATACCCGATATCATCCATCTTCCCGCTAAAAACACGGTATTGAATAACAAAATAGACGATCACTAAAAACAATGCAATGAAAAACCAATTCATCCCGGCGCTCAGTCCGTATTCATGAGCCGCAGTGTTGTAAATGGTTAAGGACGGATTTACATGATTCGTAGAAGGCAAAACATTCGGAAAAATGGAAACGGCAGTTGAGGCAAATCCACCTACCAAAAACAGAGATGAAAACAAAAATCCATAGCCGTCTTTTTTCCACGAACGTACTTTGAATAATCCTAAAATCCCAACAAAAGTCATCAATGGAAAAAACCAAAGAATTGGATTCTCTACAAAATTATGGAAAGGCTTTGGCTCAATAAAATGCCAGATCTGCAATGAAATGCACACCAAAACCAACAAAACAATATTCAATTTAAAAACAACATTTTTAAGCTGTGGATTCAAAGCTGAATTAGTTTTAAAGATGATCCAGTTCGCACCGTGGATGGTTAAGGAAACTACACTCACAATCCCCAGAAAAAGTGTAAACCAGTCTATAATCCCTAATTCACTTGCCTGCGGACTAAAAGTTGGATTCCACAATGGCAAAAAGAAATAATGTGCCTCCTGGGTTGAAACGCCGTTGGTAACCATTCCAAGGTTGACACCACGCACGATATTCCCCAAGGCAATTCCGAAGAATAAAGCCAACAGTAAACTCGCCATTCCGAAAGCCTTATCCCAGATTGCTTCCCACATGGGATGATGCACCTGTCCGCGCATTTCCAAACCAATGGCACGAAAGATCAGTAACCATAAAATCATGATCAAAGGCAGATAAAATCCGCTGAAAGAAGAAGCATACAAAGTAGGAAAAGCAAAAAACAAAACTCCTCCTGCAGCGATAATCCATACTTCGTTGGCATCCCAAAACGGACCGATTGCATTTGTAATTGCTTTTTTATCTTTTTCTGTTTTGGCAAAAAATAAATGAATAATTCCTGCTCCAAAATCATAACCGTCTAACACAATATAAACGGCCAAAATTCCCATTAAAACTATGTACCAAAAAAATTCCATACTTATATATTTTCAGTTATGACTTCAGTGTGAGGTCCTTTATTGATAATTTTTCCAATCAAAAGCAAAAACAGCATTCCCAATAAAAGATACAATCCTATAAAACCCAATAAAGTAAATAGTGTATTTCCGGAAGATACGGTTGGAGAGGCTCCGGCTGCAGTTCTCATTAAATTATAAACAAGCCAGGGTTGTCTTCCCAGCTCCGCCGTATACCATCCGGTAGTATTGGCAATGTAGGGGAATGGCATCATGAAGAGCAAGGACCAAAGAATCCATTTGGTTTCGTACAATTTACCTCTGATCAATTGAAACAAGGCCAAAGACATCAAACCAATAAAAACTGTTCCAAGTCCCACCATAATATGATACGCATAATATAAACCTGAAATATTAGTTGGATGGAGATCTTCTTCAAACTGATCCAATCCCTTTATTTCCTGCTCCCAGTTTCCATAAGTCAGGAAACTTAAAATATTAGGTACGGCAATTTTATTATCTAATTTTTTGTCTTTCACATCGGGCTGACCGATTAAAACAATTTCAGATCCTTTTTTCTCAGTATGGAAAATTCCTTCCATTGCCGCGAAAGTTACCGGCTGATATTTCACCACATTCTTGGCTAATAAATCTCCTGTTGGAACAGCCACAATCATACTTGAAATCAATCCAAATATCACTCCCGTTTTGAGAAACAATTTTCCGAAAACAATATTCTTTTTGCTTAAAATATAGAAAGAACCAATTCCCGCCACAACAAAAGAACTTGTAATTAAAGAAGCGGCCTGATTGTGCAGATACGATGGCCATAACCAGGGGTTTAAAAACAATGCTTTGAAATTGGTCAGTACAAATTTCCCGTTCTCCAGAATCTCATAGCCTACCGGATTCTGCATCCACGAATGTGTTGCGATAATTAAGTAACCACTTGCCCAGGAACCGATACAGATTAGTAATCCCGTAACAAAATGCCATTTATGTCCCAGTAATTTTTCTCCAAACAAAAACAGACCTAAAAAAGAGGATTCCAGAAAAAACGAAAACATACCTTCCATGGCTAATGTCTGACCGATAATCCCTCCGGTTAACTCGGAGAACTTTGCCCAGTTGGTCCCAAATTGAAACTCCATCGGAATTCCAGTTACCACCCCCATCGCAAAATTCAGGGCGAAGATTTTCATCCAGAAATGGGTGGCATGATTGTATTGTTCGTTTTTAGTTTTGAGATATTTCCATTTGAAGTACACAATGATCAGCGAAAGACCCATTGTAAGTTGCGGAAAAAGATAGTGAAAAGTAATTGTGAAGGCGAATTGCATTCGGTCATAAAAAAGCATTTCTTCCATAGTGGTAATTTATTTATGAAGTCCAACAAATTTACCCATTAAAACCCGAAAGTCCTGCCTTTAAAAAAAGTTTATCGCCCGATATTTGTTAAACTTTTCAACAATTTAGCTGTACAAACTGCACTTATGTTTTTAAGCCAGAATTGTCATTTCGACCGAAGGAAGAAATCGCATTAGGAAATCCGCAAACAAAATAGCCAATCTTTGTCGAGCTTCTTGTATCATTGCGTGCGATTTCTCCCTTCGGTCGAAATGACAAGATCATCCATACTATTCTTTCTTCAAAATCCCTTTTTCAACACTTTCGTTTATTAATCCTTCGGCATAACTCCATAATATTCTAGAACCTTCTTTGATCACGCTCTTTTTCTCGTACACTTTATCATAACTTACACCAAACTCTTTCCAGGTTCCTCCATTGTTAGAAGTATTCTGTAATAAAGGCTCTAAACGATCCATAGATCTGGCAAATTTAGCTTCGTTAGTTTCACCTGCTTCAAATTCTTCCCAAATAGCAATTAATTCTTCGGCCTGTTTTTTCGGGAGCAAACCAAAAATACGATTCGCCGCCAATCGTTCTTCATCAGTGTTAGAATGATTTTTCTGTGAATCATATATAAAGGTATCACCTGCATCAATTTCTACAATATCGTGTATCAAAACCATTTTCACGACTTTCAAGACATCAATCGGGGCATCTGAATGTTCGGCCAAAACGATTGCCATTAAAGCCAAATGCCAACTGTGCTCTGCGTCATTTTCGTTTCGGTCACTATTAAACAGCTTCGTTTTTCGCTGAATGTATTTTACTTTATCAATTTCTTTTATAAAAGCAATCTGATTCAATAAATCTTCTGTATTCATTTTGTAACTGTTTATGTGTTTTAAAATGACATTCGTCATATGCAAAATTATAAGTTAAAGCTTAATTGCACGAGTTTAAATCAAATAATATCACTTCTATGATAAAATCCGCTTTTTATTTCACCCCGAAATTAAATTTCTGTAACAATAGTCACTTAATTTCCCGAAAAACAGACTTACCTTTGTATCACATTATTTTAGATTTCAAATCATGAAAATAGAACAAATTTACACCGGCTGCCTTGCGCAGGGTGCCTATTATATTACTTCAAATGGCGAAGCCGCAATTATTGATCCGTTAAGAGAAATTCAGCCTTACTTAGACCGTTTAGAGCGTGATCAGGTAAAATTGAAATATATTTTTGAAACGCATTTTCACGCCGATTTTGTTTCCGGACATGTCGATTTAAGCAAAGAAACTCAGGCGCCAATCGTTTACGGACCCAACGCTGCCTGCGAATTTGACTGTATTTCGGCAAAAGACGGACAAGAATTCAAAATTGGAAATATCACCATCAAAGCGCTGCATACTCCGGGTCATACCATGGAAAGCACCACTTATTTACTGATTGATGAAAACGGAAAAGATCACGCCATTTTCTCTGGAGACACTTTATTTATTGGAGATGTTGGACGTCCGGATTTAGCTCAGAAAGCTGCCGGAATGACACAAGACCAATTAGCCGGGATTTTATACCACTCGCTACGCGATAAAATTATGACTTTGGCTGATGATGTGATCGTTTATCCTGCACATGGTGCGGGAAGCGCCTGCGGAAAAAACATGAGCAAAGAAACGGTTTCTACAATAGGAAATCAAAAAGTGAACAACTATGCGTTGCGCGCCAATATGACCGAGGCTGAGTTTATTGCTGAGGTCACAGACGGATTATTGCCGCCTCCCGCCTATTTCAGTATGAATGTGGCGATGAACAAACAAGGTTACGAAAGTTTTGAAACGGTTTTGTACAATGGAATGAAAACCATAAAAGCAGAAGAATTTGAAGCCGTAGCTGAAGAAACAGGCGCTTTGATTCTGGATACCAGAAGTGCTGCCAATTTTAGTAAAGGATTTATTCCGCAATCTATTAATATTGGAATCAATGGTGATTTTGCTCCTTGGGTCGGAACTTTAATTGGTGATGTAAAACAACCTATTATTTTGGTAACGGAAACCGGTCTTGAAGAAGAAACCGTAACCCGTTTAAGCCGAGTAGGATTTGACTCGATTATTGGTCATTTAGAAGGAGGTTTTGAAGCCTGGCAAAAAGCAGGTTACGAAGTGGACACCGTAAACAGAATCACTGCTCAACAATTTTCAAATGAGTTCAAATTCGGAGAAGACAAAGTAATCGACATTCGTAAAGAAACGGAATATGCTGCAGAGCACATCGAAGACGCTTACAGCAAACCATTGGCTTATATTAATGATTGGGTAAAAGACATTAACCCGAACGAACATTTTTATCTGCATTGCGCCGGAGGATATCGCAGTATGATTGCTGCTTCGATTTTACAGGCTCGCGGTTTCAGAAATTTTAGCGAAATTGAAGGCGGTTTTGGAGCCATTTCTAAAACAGAAACTCCAAAATCAGATTTTGTTTGTCAAAGTAAAGTGTTAAAGTAACAAAGGTAAGGGGGTACAAAGGCGCAAAGTTTTTTCTTTGAATCTCTAAATCTTTGCCTCTTTGCACCTAAAAAATAAAGATATAAACAACAAAGGTTTCTCCTTTGAACCTCTGAACCTCTACCTCTTTGAACCTAAAAAAAAATAAAAATGCTAGAAATCTTAAAAGAACCTTGGCCTTGGTACGTTTCCGGGCCGCTTATCGGATTAACTGTTCCTGTTTTATTGATTCTCGGAAATAAATCTTTCGGAATCAGTTCCTCACTTCGTCACATTTGTGCGGCTTGTATTCCGGCTAATATTTCTTTCTTTAAATACGACTGGAAAAAAGAAAGCTGGAATTTATTCTTCGTTTTCGGAATTTTCCTGGGTGGAGTCATTGCTGCTTATTTCCTGGCAAATCCAAATCCAATAGAAATTAGTCCCGAATTATCAACGAAATTAGCTGCCTACGGAATCACCGATTATAACGGTTTAGTTCCTGCACAATTATTCTCCTGGGAAAGTTTATTCACGCTTCGTGGTTTTATCATGATTGTGGTAGGCGGATTTTTGGTAGGTTTTGGAACACGTTATGCGGGCGGATGTACTAGCGGACATGCCATTATGGGAATTTCAAATTTACAGTGGCCATCTTTAGTAGCGACAATCTGTTTTATGATTGGAGGCTTTGTAATGACACTTTTGATCTTACCTTATATTCTTTCACTTTAAAATTTCAAAAATGAGTTTAGAAAATAAAATAGTCGACGGCGAGGGAATCAATGCAAGCCAGAAAAAAGAAACAGTCTTTGGAAATCTTAAATATTTAATCGTTGGTATCTTTTTCGGAATCGTATTCGTAAAAACTGAAATCATAAGCTGGTTCCGTATCCAGGAAATGTTCCATCTTGAATCATTTCATATGTACGGTGTAATTGGAAGTGCAGTTGCTGTTGGAGTAATCTCCGTATTTCTTATTAAAAAGTTCAACATAAAAACACTGCAAGGCGAAAAAATCGAAATTCAGCCCAAAACATTCAGCAAAGGACAAATTTATGGGGGTCTTTTATTTGGTTTTGGATGGGCCATTACCGGCGCTTGTCCCGGACCACTATTTGCTCAAATTGGTACTGGTGCAACTGTTATTATTGTAACGCTGATAAGTGCCATCTTTGGAACCTGGGTTTATGGTTTTATTAAAGACAAATTGCCTCACTAATATTCTTACTTATATTATACAAATCAAACCCGACAAGTTTTAAAAACCTGTCGGGTTTACTAATAGCTAACAGATGAGCCACACAACAGAAAATTTAATATTAAGAAAAGCAGTTAGCTCTGACGTGCCTTTCATTTGGGAGATTCTTCAAGATGCTATCGAACAGCGAAGACTGGACGGAAGTACACAATGGCAAGACGGTTATCCTAATGAACTTACCATTCATACCGATATTAAAAACGATCATGGGTACGTTCTTACAGAAAACGACACTATCTTATCTTATGCAGCGATTCTTTTTGATAAAGAACCTGCCTACGAAGTCATAGAAGGCCACTGGCTCACTGATGGCGACTACGGAGCCATTCATCGTGTTGCCGTATCGAAACTCGCAAAAGGTAAAGGTATTGCAACCAAACTGTTTGAAAAGATAGAAAGTTTATGTCTCGAACAGAACATATACAGTATAAAGGTAGACACGAATTTTGACAATATTCCAATGCTTAAAATTTTAGACAGACTGAAATATACCTATTGTGGTGAAGTTTTTTTCAGAGGAGGAGCACGAAAAGCGTTTGAAAAAAAACTGATTTAGAAAATAGAACAATAAAATAAGTAAACCCGACAGATTTCAAAATCCTCTGTCGGGTTTTATTTTGCCTGCGATTAAGTTCTGTCGTTTTTTTTTTAGACATTTTTTTCTACTAAGAGTATTATCTTCATTTTACTTTCATTAAGTTTACAATACCAGATTTAATCTTACAAAAAAGCGAACCAATCACAGTCCTATGAAACGCTCAGAACAATTGTCGAAACTAGAAAATACGGAACACTGGGATGTAATCATAATTGGCGGGGGAGCAAGCGGTTTGGGGACTGCTCTTGATGCCGCAAGCCGGGGTTATAAGACCATTTTGCTTGAAGCAGTCGATTTTGCAAAGGGAACCTCCAGCCGAAGTACCAAATTAGTTCATGGAGGCGTTCGCTATTTAGAACAGGGAAATATTCATCTGGTCATCGAAGCCTTAAAAGAAAGAGGATTACTTGCCAAAAACGCTGGTCATTTAGTAAAAAATCAATCTTTTATAATTCCGAATTACAACTTCTTTGCCGGTTTATTCTACACCATCGGATTGACTGTTTATGATTTATTGGCAGGGCGTTTAAGTTTGGGGCGATCAAAATACCTTTCCAGAAAAAAAACAATTGAAATGCTTCCTGCTGTAGCAGAAAGAAATCTAACAAATGGCGTAATTTATCATGATGGTCAATTTGACGATTCCCGACTGGCGATAAACATTGCTCAAACAGCTATTGAAAAAGGAGCCTGCCTTTTAAATTATGTCAAAGTTGTTAATTTACTAAAGAATGATAACAACCAAATCATCGGTGTTGAAGCCATAAATCATGAAACTGGCAAGAAGTACGAAATCAAAGGGTCGGCTATTATCAATGCGACCGGAGTTTTTACAAATGCCATCATGAAACTTAACGACACCGTGTACAAAAAATACATTGTGCCAAGTCAGGGAATTCATCTCGTATTTGATCAATCCTTTTTACCGGGTGAACACGCTTTGATGATCCCTAAAACAAGTGATGGAAGAGTTTTGTTTGCCGTTCCCTGGCACAATCGAATTGTAGTCGGAACCACTGATACCTTAATTCGAAAACACAGTCTCGAACCCATTGCGCTAGAGAGTGAAATTGAATTTGTTTTGGAAACTGCTCAACGTTTTCTGGCTAAAAAACCAACGAGAGCCGATGTTTTATCTGTTTTTGCCGGTTTACGCCCTTTGGCGGCTCCGGAAGAAGAAGGCAAAAGCACCAAAGAAGTTTCCCGAAGCCATAAAATCATTGTTTCAGAAACCGGATTAATCACAATTACCGGAGGCAAATGGACTACTTACAGAAAGATCTCTGAGGATATTATCGATAAGGCTATCAAAATAGGCAAACTGCCTAAAAAAACTTGTATTACCGCGCATCTTCCGATTCATGGAAATAAAGCCACTACAAATTCAGACAGAACAAATCATTTATATATCTATGGATCAGACCTTCCTGAGATAATAGAATTGCAGAAGAGAGAGCCTGAACTGAAAGAAAAATTACATCCGGATCATGAATTTACAATGGCCGAAGTTGTTTGGGCTATTCGATATGAAATGGCAAGAACGGTAGATGACATTCTCGCAAGACGTGTTCGCTTGTTGTTTTTAGATGCCAGAGCTGCCATTACTTCTTCTGAAAAAGTAGCGCGCCTTCTGGCAAAAGAACTCGGACATGATGAAACCTGGATCCTTAGAGAAATGACCAACTTTCATGGAATTGCAAAAGGTTTTCTTCTAAAAGAATTTCAATAGATTTTTATTAACTTACGAATATAAGATCATGCAGGACAAATTAATTCTGGCTTTGGATCAGGGAACTACTTCTTCCAGAGCCATTGTATTCAATCATAAAGGAGAAATAGTCAGTATTTCTCAAAAGCCATTTAAGCAAATTTTTCCAAAACCGGGATGGGTCGAACATGATCCTAACGAAATCTGGTCTTCGCAAGTAAGTGTCGCTGCCGAAGTAATAGCAAAAGTTGGAATTACAGGCCGCGAAATTGCAGCCATAGGAATTACCAACCAGCGGGAAACTACCATTGTCTGGGATCGCGAAACAAGTGAACCTGTCTACAAGGCTATTGTCTGGCAAGACCGCAGAACGGCAAAATACTGCGACGAACTAAAAGCAAAAGGACATACAGAAATGATCCAGAAAAAAACCGGATTAATTCTCGATGCTTATTTCTCCGGAACCAAAGTAAAATGGATATTGGATAATGTTCCCGGAGCACGCGAAAAAGCAGAACAGGGAAAACTTTGTTTTGGAACTGTAGATACCTGGTTAATTTGGAAACTAACCCGAAGTAAATTGTTTATGACGGACGTTTCTAATGCCAGCAGAACTTTGTTATTCAATATAAATACTCTGGACTGGGACGACGAGTTACTGGCACTATTTGATATTCCGAGAGCCATGCTGCCTGAAGTAAAAGAAAGCAGTGCTATATACGGAGAAACGAGCACTACCCTATTCTCAACAAAAATTCCAATTAGTGGAGTTGCCGGAGATCAGCAGGCAGCTCTTTTTGGTCAGCTGTGTACCAACTCCGGGATGATTAAAAACACGTATGGAACAGGCTGTTTTATGCTGATGAATACCGGTGAAAAACCTATTTTTTCAGCCCACAACTTATTAACTACAATTGCATGGAAAATCAACGGAAAAACTACCTATGCTTTAGAAGGTAGTGTTTTTGTTGGAGGGGCAGCCGTACAATGGTTACGAGACGGCGCAAAAATAATCAATTCATCAGATGAAATTGAAGCTCTCGCAGCAACTGTGCCTGACAATGGCGGCATTTACTTTGTTCCTGCTCTGACCGGTTTAGGAGCTCCGCATTGGGATCAATACGCGAGAGGTGCCATTGTTGGAA
This window encodes:
- a CDS encoding GNAT family N-acetyltransferase, giving the protein MDYQIKKASIEDLNETAELFDLYRVFYRQKSDVEAGKAFLKERLLHNESDIFLAIADGKAVGFVQLYKIFSSTKMQRLWLLNDLFVHPDYRGKGFSVALIDRSKEWCEETNACGLMLETEKTNDIGNQLYPRCGFEYDDQHNYYYWWK
- a CDS encoding GNAT family N-acetyltransferase; this translates as MSHTTENLILRKAVSSDVPFIWEILQDAIEQRRLDGSTQWQDGYPNELTIHTDIKNDHGYVLTENDTILSYAAILFDKEPAYEVIEGHWLTDGDYGAIHRVAVSKLAKGKGIATKLFEKIESLCLEQNIYSIKVDTNFDNIPMLKILDRLKYTYCGEVFFRGGARKAFEKKLI
- a CDS encoding YeeE/YedE family protein, coding for MLEILKEPWPWYVSGPLIGLTVPVLLILGNKSFGISSSLRHICAACIPANISFFKYDWKKESWNLFFVFGIFLGGVIAAYFLANPNPIEISPELSTKLAAYGITDYNGLVPAQLFSWESLFTLRGFIMIVVGGFLVGFGTRYAGGCTSGHAIMGISNLQWPSLVATICFMIGGFVMTLLILPYILSL
- a CDS encoding YeeE/YedE family protein: MSLENKIVDGEGINASQKKETVFGNLKYLIVGIFFGIVFVKTEIISWFRIQEMFHLESFHMYGVIGSAVAVGVISVFLIKKFNIKTLQGEKIEIQPKTFSKGQIYGGLLFGFGWAITGACPGPLFAQIGTGATVIIVTLISAIFGTWVYGFIKDKLPH
- a CDS encoding cytochrome ubiquinol oxidase subunit I, yielding MEEMLFYDRMQFAFTITFHYLFPQLTMGLSLIIVYFKWKYLKTKNEQYNHATHFWMKIFALNFAMGVVTGIPMEFQFGTNWAKFSELTGGIIGQTLAMEGMFSFFLESSFLGLFLFGEKLLGHKWHFVTGLLICIGSWASGYLIIATHSWMQNPVGYEILENGKFVLTNFKALFLNPWLWPSYLHNQAASLITSSFVVAGIGSFYILSKKNIVFGKLFLKTGVIFGLISSMIVAVPTGDLLAKNVVKYQPVTFAAMEGIFHTEKKGSEIVLIGQPDVKDKKLDNKIAVPNILSFLTYGNWEQEIKGLDQFEEDLHPTNISGLYYAYHIMVGLGTVFIGLMSLALFQLIRGKLYETKWILWSLLFMMPFPYIANTTGWYTAELGRQPWLVYNLMRTAAGASPTVSSGNTLFTLLGFIGLYLLLGMLFLLLIGKIINKGPHTEVITENI
- a CDS encoding MBL fold metallo-hydrolase produces the protein MKIEQIYTGCLAQGAYYITSNGEAAIIDPLREIQPYLDRLERDQVKLKYIFETHFHADFVSGHVDLSKETQAPIVYGPNAACEFDCISAKDGQEFKIGNITIKALHTPGHTMESTTYLLIDENGKDHAIFSGDTLFIGDVGRPDLAQKAAGMTQDQLAGILYHSLRDKIMTLADDVIVYPAHGAGSACGKNMSKETVSTIGNQKVNNYALRANMTEAEFIAEVTDGLLPPPAYFSMNVAMNKQGYESFETVLYNGMKTIKAEEFEAVAEETGALILDTRSAANFSKGFIPQSINIGINGDFAPWVGTLIGDVKQPIILVTETGLEEETVTRLSRVGFDSIIGHLEGGFEAWQKAGYEVDTVNRITAQQFSNEFKFGEDKVIDIRKETEYAAEHIEDAYSKPLAYINDWVKDINPNEHFYLHCAGGYRSMIAASILQARGFRNFSEIEGGFGAISKTETPKSDFVCQSKVLK
- the glpK gene encoding glycerol kinase GlpK, whose protein sequence is MQDKLILALDQGTTSSRAIVFNHKGEIVSISQKPFKQIFPKPGWVEHDPNEIWSSQVSVAAEVIAKVGITGREIAAIGITNQRETTIVWDRETSEPVYKAIVWQDRRTAKYCDELKAKGHTEMIQKKTGLILDAYFSGTKVKWILDNVPGAREKAEQGKLCFGTVDTWLIWKLTRSKLFMTDVSNASRTLLFNINTLDWDDELLALFDIPRAMLPEVKESSAIYGETSTTLFSTKIPISGVAGDQQAALFGQLCTNSGMIKNTYGTGCFMLMNTGEKPIFSAHNLLTTIAWKINGKTTYALEGSVFVGGAAVQWLRDGAKIINSSDEIEALAATVPDNGGIYFVPALTGLGAPHWDQYARGAIVGITRGTTNAHIARATLEGIAYQVNDLLKAMEADSGYKGIELRVDGGAAANNLLMQFQSDIFGSNVTRPTTLETTALGAAYLAGLAVGYWSSLDDLKEQWSIDKVFSPKMDQAKVDLLVKNWDRAVGRASHWIEE
- the cydB gene encoding cytochrome d ubiquinol oxidase subunit II, yielding MEFFWYIVLMGILAVYIVLDGYDFGAGIIHLFFAKTEKDKKAITNAIGPFWDANEVWIIAAGGVLFFAFPTLYASSFSGFYLPLIMILWLLIFRAIGLEMRGQVHHPMWEAIWDKAFGMASLLLALFFGIALGNIVRGVNLGMVTNGVSTQEAHYFFLPLWNPTFSPQASELGIIDWFTLFLGIVSVVSLTIHGANWIIFKTNSALNPQLKNVVFKLNIVLLVLVCISLQIWHFIEPKPFHNFVENPILWFFPLMTFVGILGLFKVRSWKKDGYGFLFSSLFLVGGFASTAVSIFPNVLPSTNHVNPSLTIYNTAAHEYGLSAGMNWFFIALFLVIVYFVIQYRVFSGKMDDIGYGEH
- a CDS encoding glycerol-3-phosphate dehydrogenase/oxidase; translation: MKRSEQLSKLENTEHWDVIIIGGGASGLGTALDAASRGYKTILLEAVDFAKGTSSRSTKLVHGGVRYLEQGNIHLVIEALKERGLLAKNAGHLVKNQSFIIPNYNFFAGLFYTIGLTVYDLLAGRLSLGRSKYLSRKKTIEMLPAVAERNLTNGVIYHDGQFDDSRLAINIAQTAIEKGACLLNYVKVVNLLKNDNNQIIGVEAINHETGKKYEIKGSAIINATGVFTNAIMKLNDTVYKKYIVPSQGIHLVFDQSFLPGEHALMIPKTSDGRVLFAVPWHNRIVVGTTDTLIRKHSLEPIALESEIEFVLETAQRFLAKKPTRADVLSVFAGLRPLAAPEEEGKSTKEVSRSHKIIVSETGLITITGGKWTTYRKISEDIIDKAIKIGKLPKKTCITAHLPIHGNKATTNSDRTNHLYIYGSDLPEIIELQKREPELKEKLHPDHEFTMAEVVWAIRYEMARTVDDILARRVRLLFLDARAAITSSEKVARLLAKELGHDETWILREMTNFHGIAKGFLLKEFQ
- a CDS encoding HD domain-containing protein, which gives rise to MNTEDLLNQIAFIKEIDKVKYIQRKTKLFNSDRNENDAEHSWHLALMAIVLAEHSDAPIDVLKVVKMVLIHDIVEIDAGDTFIYDSQKNHSNTDEERLAANRIFGLLPKKQAEELIAIWEEFEAGETNEAKFARSMDRLEPLLQNTSNNGGTWKEFGVSYDKVYEKKSVIKEGSRILWSYAEGLINESVEKGILKKE